From one Scophthalmus maximus strain ysfricsl-2021 chromosome 19, ASM2237912v1, whole genome shotgun sequence genomic stretch:
- the prodhb gene encoding proline dehydrogenase 1, mitochondrial isoform X1 codes for MLWLKAAPALARPGASATFKWLLSSRSLRTTGAHNGGQRGDVSSSARPGRRGGGGDGTATTAASHEISVDFELTREAYKSKDSLELLRSLVVFKLCSYSILVDKNKEIMDLGKAILGRRAFDQLMKMTFYGQFVAGEDHRAIRPLIQKNVAFGVGSVLDYSVEEDISQEEPEPRERSDSSVSMAEKGGIGGDHGEEKHKVHKQLGERRGGASGGAPTYSNSNEAKCDQHMETFIKCIKASGGSSMDGFSAIKMTALGRPQFLLQFSEVLVKWQRFFTFLASKQGKDGTGTSEQRLELDQLQEFLTRAGAKGNFYGWFTGREEAASGTIDALDWNSLIDDRAETSDLLVVPNQGELGPLLEKFTTEEEEQMKRMLQRMDILAKHALENGVRLMVDAEQTYFQPAISKLTLEMQRLHNRQTPVIFNTYQCYLKEAYEQVAMDVELSRREGWHFAAKLVRGAYMYQERERAEELGYEDPINPDYESTNRMYHRCLDYVLDEIALNRNANVMVASHNEDTVKHTLRRMNELGLTPTENKVYFGQLLGMCDQISFPLGQAGYPVYKYVPYGPVNEVMPYLSRRAQENRGFMKGAQKERELLWRELKRRLASGELLYRPVY; via the exons ATGTTGTGGCTGAAGGCTGCGCCGGCCCTGGCGCGTCCTGGCGCGTCCGCGACCTTCAAGTGGCTCCTCTCCAGCCGGAGTCTCCGGACCACCGGCGCGCACAACGGGGGCCAGCGCGGGGATGTGAGCAGCTCCGCGCGgccggggaggagaggaggaggaggagacggcacCGCCACCACCGCCGCTTCCCATGAGATCTCCGTGGACTTTGAGCTGACCCGGGAGGCGTACAAGAGCAAAGACTCATTGGAGCTGCTCAGAAGTTTGGTGGTGTTCAAACTCTGCTCCTATAGCATCCTGGTTGATAAGAATAAAGAG ATAATGGATCTGGGCAAGGCGATCCTCGGCCGGAGAGCCTTCGACCAGCTCATGAAGATGACGTTTTACGGCCAGTTTGTGGCCGGCGAGGACCACCGGGCGATCCGGCCGCTGATCCAGAAGAATGTGGCCTTCGGCGTCGGCTCTGTGCTGGACTACAGCGTCGAGGAGGACATCAGCCAGGAGGAGCCAGAGCCGAGAGAAAGGAGCGA CTCATCTGTATCCATGGCAGAGAAAGGGGGCATAG GCGGAGACCAcggagaggaaaaacataaagTGCACAAACAGTTGGGGGAGCGTCGCGGGGGAGCGAGTGGAGGAGCCCCGACGTATTCCAACAGCAACGAGGCCAAATGTGACCAGCATATGGAAACCTTCATCAAATGCATCAAAGCATCTG GAGGGAGTTCAATGGACGGATTTTCTGCCATCAAAATGACGGCTCTAGGACGACCTCAGTTTCTG CTCCAATTCTCTGAGGTCCTGGTGAAATGGCAGCGATTCTTCACCTTCCTGGCATCAAAACAAGGGAAAGATGGCACGGGAACTTCGGAGCAGAGGCTGGAGCTGGACCAACTACAG GAGTTCTTGACCAGAGCGGGTGCAAAAGGCAATTTCTACGGCTGGTTCACTGGCAGGGAAGAGGCGGCGTCAGG AACCATCGACGCGCTCGACTGGAACAGCCTAATAGACGACAGAGCAGAGACGTCGGACCTGCTGGTCGTCCCAAAT CAAGGTGAGCTGGGGCCTCTGCTGGAGAAGTTcaccacggaggaggaggagcaaatgAAGAGGATGTTACAGCGCATGGACATTTTAGCCAAG CATGCCCTGGAGAACGGCGTTCGCCTGATGGTGGACGCAGAGCAAACCTACTTTCAGCCAGCGATCAGCAAACTGACGCTGGAAATGCAGAGGCTCCACAACAGACAAACGCCTGTCATCTTCAACACGTACCAATGCTACCTGAAG GAGGCCTATGAGCAAGTAGCTATGGACGTAGAGCTTTCGCGGCGTGAGGGTTGGCACTTTGCCGCCAAGCTCGTCCGCGGCGCCTACATGTATCAGGAGCGAGAGCGGGCCGAGGAGTTGGGTTACGAGGATCCCATCAACCCCGATTATGAGTCGACCAATAGAATGTACCACAG GTGTCTGGATTATGTGCTCGACGAGATCGCACTCAACAGAAATGCCAACGTAATGGTTGCATCCCATAATGaagacacagtgaaacacacctTGAGGAG AATGAATGAGCTGGGTCTAACTCCCACGGAGAACAAGGTGTACTTCGGTCAGCTGCTGGGCATGTGTGATCAGATCAGCTTCCCGTTGG GCCAGGCCGGCTACCCCGTCTATAAGTATGTCCCCTACGGGCCGGTGAACGAGGTGATGCCCTACCTGTCTCGGAGGGCCCAGGAGAACAGAGGCTTCATGAAGGGCGCCcagaaggagagggagctgCTGTGGCGGGAGCTGAAACGCCGACTCGCCTCCGGGGAGCTTCTCTACAGACCGGTgtactga
- the prodhb gene encoding proline dehydrogenase 1, mitochondrial isoform X2, protein MDLGKAILGRRAFDQLMKMTFYGQFVAGEDHRAIRPLIQKNVAFGVGSVLDYSVEEDISQEEPEPRERSDSSVSMAEKGGIGGDHGEEKHKVHKQLGERRGGASGGAPTYSNSNEAKCDQHMETFIKCIKASGGSSMDGFSAIKMTALGRPQFLLQFSEVLVKWQRFFTFLASKQGKDGTGTSEQRLELDQLQEFLTRAGAKGNFYGWFTGREEAASGTIDALDWNSLIDDRAETSDLLVVPNQGELGPLLEKFTTEEEEQMKRMLQRMDILAKHALENGVRLMVDAEQTYFQPAISKLTLEMQRLHNRQTPVIFNTYQCYLKEAYEQVAMDVELSRREGWHFAAKLVRGAYMYQERERAEELGYEDPINPDYESTNRMYHRCLDYVLDEIALNRNANVMVASHNEDTVKHTLRRMNELGLTPTENKVYFGQLLGMCDQISFPLGQAGYPVYKYVPYGPVNEVMPYLSRRAQENRGFMKGAQKERELLWRELKRRLASGELLYRPVY, encoded by the exons ATGGATCTGGGCAAGGCGATCCTCGGCCGGAGAGCCTTCGACCAGCTCATGAAGATGACGTTTTACGGCCAGTTTGTGGCCGGCGAGGACCACCGGGCGATCCGGCCGCTGATCCAGAAGAATGTGGCCTTCGGCGTCGGCTCTGTGCTGGACTACAGCGTCGAGGAGGACATCAGCCAGGAGGAGCCAGAGCCGAGAGAAAGGAGCGA CTCATCTGTATCCATGGCAGAGAAAGGGGGCATAG GCGGAGACCAcggagaggaaaaacataaagTGCACAAACAGTTGGGGGAGCGTCGCGGGGGAGCGAGTGGAGGAGCCCCGACGTATTCCAACAGCAACGAGGCCAAATGTGACCAGCATATGGAAACCTTCATCAAATGCATCAAAGCATCTG GAGGGAGTTCAATGGACGGATTTTCTGCCATCAAAATGACGGCTCTAGGACGACCTCAGTTTCTG CTCCAATTCTCTGAGGTCCTGGTGAAATGGCAGCGATTCTTCACCTTCCTGGCATCAAAACAAGGGAAAGATGGCACGGGAACTTCGGAGCAGAGGCTGGAGCTGGACCAACTACAG GAGTTCTTGACCAGAGCGGGTGCAAAAGGCAATTTCTACGGCTGGTTCACTGGCAGGGAAGAGGCGGCGTCAGG AACCATCGACGCGCTCGACTGGAACAGCCTAATAGACGACAGAGCAGAGACGTCGGACCTGCTGGTCGTCCCAAAT CAAGGTGAGCTGGGGCCTCTGCTGGAGAAGTTcaccacggaggaggaggagcaaatgAAGAGGATGTTACAGCGCATGGACATTTTAGCCAAG CATGCCCTGGAGAACGGCGTTCGCCTGATGGTGGACGCAGAGCAAACCTACTTTCAGCCAGCGATCAGCAAACTGACGCTGGAAATGCAGAGGCTCCACAACAGACAAACGCCTGTCATCTTCAACACGTACCAATGCTACCTGAAG GAGGCCTATGAGCAAGTAGCTATGGACGTAGAGCTTTCGCGGCGTGAGGGTTGGCACTTTGCCGCCAAGCTCGTCCGCGGCGCCTACATGTATCAGGAGCGAGAGCGGGCCGAGGAGTTGGGTTACGAGGATCCCATCAACCCCGATTATGAGTCGACCAATAGAATGTACCACAG GTGTCTGGATTATGTGCTCGACGAGATCGCACTCAACAGAAATGCCAACGTAATGGTTGCATCCCATAATGaagacacagtgaaacacacctTGAGGAG AATGAATGAGCTGGGTCTAACTCCCACGGAGAACAAGGTGTACTTCGGTCAGCTGCTGGGCATGTGTGATCAGATCAGCTTCCCGTTGG GCCAGGCCGGCTACCCCGTCTATAAGTATGTCCCCTACGGGCCGGTGAACGAGGTGATGCCCTACCTGTCTCGGAGGGCCCAGGAGAACAGAGGCTTCATGAAGGGCGCCcagaaggagagggagctgCTGTGGCGGGAGCTGAAACGCCGACTCGCCTCCGGGGAGCTTCTCTACAGACCGGTgtactga